One region of Mucilaginibacter sp. 14171R-50 genomic DNA includes:
- the rplU gene encoding 50S ribosomal protein L21: MYAIVSIAGQQFKVAKDQQIFVHRLQGDEGASIEFDNVLLAENEGKFKLGSDLNGAKVSAKIVSHLKGDKVIIFKKKRRKGYQKRNGHRQQFTKIEITGITL, from the coding sequence ATGTACGCAATAGTAAGTATAGCCGGACAGCAATTTAAAGTTGCAAAAGACCAGCAGATCTTTGTACACCGCTTACAGGGAGATGAAGGCGCTAGTATTGAATTTGACAATGTGTTGTTAGCAGAAAACGAAGGTAAATTCAAATTAGGCTCTGATTTGAATGGCGCTAAAGTATCAGCTAAGATCGTGTCGCATTTAAAAGGTGATAAAGTAATTATCTTTAAAAAGAAACGCAGAAAAGGTTACCAGAAAAGAAATGGTCACCGTCAGCAATTTACCAAGATCGAGATCACCGGTATAACATTATAA
- a CDS encoding dicarboxylate/amino acid:cation symporter: MQKSKLTLYIFLALILGVIAGYIYNATVINNINTKINTADVNIKTIDEQLFASKDTTTASYKSLKAERNDQVTIRKASSTTREDKLVGFTILSDIFLKLIKMIVAPLVFTTLVVGVAKVGDIKAVGRIGGKTLLWFLSATLVSLLLGMVLVNFFKPGEAMHLPLPDSHLSTGIQKTALSLRDFIGHVFPTSFIEAMATNEILQIVVFSLFFGVGTAAIGEKGHIVIKAMDAFAHVILKITGYVMQLAPLAVFGAITAVVAKQGLGILSTYAIFIGEFYFSLVILWLVIILAGVVVIKGRAFKLVGRIKDAMLIAFGTSTSEAAYPKVLLELERFGCNNKIVSFVLPLGYSFNLDGSMMYMTFASLFLAQSYNIHLSFEHQLSMLLILMLTSKGIAGVPRASLVVIAGTIAMFNIPEAGLALLIGIDPLLDMGRSATNVLGNAMATAVVSKWEGELEPGND, translated from the coding sequence AAACAATAGATGAGCAATTGTTTGCAAGTAAAGATACTACTACCGCAAGTTACAAATCATTAAAAGCAGAGCGAAACGACCAGGTAACCATCCGTAAGGCAAGCAGTACCACACGCGAGGATAAACTGGTTGGCTTTACTATACTCAGCGATATTTTTTTGAAACTGATAAAAATGATAGTAGCCCCGCTGGTATTTACAACACTTGTGGTAGGGGTTGCCAAGGTAGGCGATATAAAGGCGGTTGGCCGCATTGGCGGTAAAACGCTTCTTTGGTTTCTAAGCGCCACACTTGTATCGTTACTATTGGGTATGGTGCTGGTTAATTTTTTTAAACCGGGCGAAGCTATGCATTTACCACTGCCAGACAGCCATCTTTCTACCGGCATACAAAAAACTGCCCTATCGCTACGCGATTTTATAGGCCACGTTTTCCCAACAAGCTTTATCGAGGCCATGGCCACTAACGAAATATTGCAGATAGTTGTATTCTCGCTGTTTTTTGGTGTAGGCACGGCCGCAATTGGCGAAAAAGGCCATATTGTTATAAAAGCTATGGATGCCTTTGCCCATGTAATATTAAAAATAACCGGGTACGTAATGCAACTTGCGCCTTTGGCGGTATTTGGCGCTATTACCGCGGTGGTTGCCAAACAAGGCCTTGGCATATTATCAACCTATGCCATATTCATCGGCGAGTTTTATTTTTCGCTGGTGATACTTTGGCTGGTTATTATCCTGGCTGGGGTCGTAGTTATTAAAGGCCGTGCCTTTAAGCTGGTTGGCCGTATTAAAGATGCCATGCTGATAGCTTTCGGCACTTCTACAAGCGAGGCAGCTTATCCCAAGGTGCTGCTGGAGCTTGAGCGTTTTGGCTGCAACAATAAGATAGTGAGCTTTGTACTGCCGCTGGGGTATTCATTCAACCTGGACGGCTCTATGATGTATATGACCTTCGCATCGCTGTTTTTGGCGCAATCATATAATATCCACCTTTCGTTTGAGCACCAGTTATCCATGCTGCTTATTCTGATGCTTACCAGTAAGGGTATTGCAGGTGTACCGCGTGCATCGCTGGTAGTAATTGCCGGTACTATAGCCATGTTCAACATTCCTGAAGCCGGTTTGGCTCTGCTGATTGGTATAGATCCATTGCTGGATATGGGCCGCTCTGCAACCAACGTTTTGGGCAATGCCATGGCTACCGCAGTAGTTAGCAAATGGGAGGGAGAACTTGAACCCGGTAATGATTGA
- the rpmA gene encoding 50S ribosomal protein L27, with product MAHKKGAGSSRNGRESHSKRLGIKIFGGQPAIAGNIIVRQRGTKHNPGLNVGIGKDHTLFALAAGQVIFKKKADNRSYVSVIPFETAPVAEDAAPKASAKAEAKAVEAPVAAAEVAEEAPKAKKAAAPKAKKEAAPDAEEVPAE from the coding sequence ATGGCACACAAAAAAGGGGCCGGTAGTTCAAGAAACGGCCGCGAATCACATAGCAAACGTTTAGGTATCAAAATTTTCGGTGGTCAGCCAGCTATTGCAGGTAACATCATTGTTCGCCAGCGTGGTACCAAACATAACCCGGGCCTTAACGTAGGTATCGGTAAAGATCATACCTTATTTGCATTAGCTGCAGGCCAGGTTATATTCAAAAAGAAAGCAGATAACCGTTCATACGTTTCTGTTATCCCTTTTGAAACCGCTCCGGTTGCAGAAGATGCAGCACCAAAAGCATCTGCTAAAGCCGAGGCTAAAGCGGTTGAAGCACCTGTTGCAGCGGCAGAAGTAGCTGAAGAAGCTCCTAAAGCTAAAAAAGCGGCAGCGCCAAAAGCAAAGAAAGAAGCAGCACCTGATGCTGAAGAAGTTCCTGCTGAATAA
- a CDS encoding tetratricopeptide repeat protein, translated as MKNYLVIFFIAVSFSASAQQMSYSDWKIQAQQDIRLLPEYGHKQKNKDQIDEDTKLIAESLKQDGTARKASEHLIQLGFKYLYQGDLKTAMYRFNQAYLLDARNENIYWGYGAIYSYLGDPGASLEQYNKGLAINANNTNLLTDKGTIYLMMYQQEEGKDHKKLDTAIQLLQKSYSVDPKNMNTTFKLSVCSFLNRDCSNAWKYYNECKQLGGQPITDDYTAALKSQCNN; from the coding sequence ATGAAAAACTACCTGGTAATATTTTTTATTGCTGTATCGTTTTCTGCTTCTGCACAGCAAATGTCTTATAGCGACTGGAAAATACAGGCTCAGCAGGACATACGTTTATTGCCTGAATACGGTCATAAACAGAAAAATAAAGATCAGATTGATGAAGATACCAAGCTGATAGCCGAATCGCTTAAGCAAGATGGTACAGCCCGCAAAGCATCTGAACATTTAATTCAACTGGGGTTTAAATATTTATACCAGGGCGACCTTAAAACCGCCATGTACAGGTTTAACCAGGCGTATTTATTAGATGCCCGAAATGAAAATATTTACTGGGGTTATGGCGCGATTTATAGCTATTTAGGCGACCCTGGCGCTTCTTTAGAACAATATAATAAAGGATTGGCCATTAACGCCAACAACACAAACCTGCTTACAGATAAGGGTACGATTTATTTAATGATGTACCAGCAAGAGGAAGGCAAAGACCATAAAAAACTCGATACTGCTATACAACTTCTCCAAAAGTCATATAGTGTCGATCCAAAAAACATGAATACTACTTTTAAGCTTTCGGTATGCAGTTTTTTAAACCGCGATTGCAGCAATGCCTGGAAATATTACAATGAGTGTAAGCAACTTGGAGGGCAGCCTATAACCGACGATTATACCGCGGCCTTAAAAAGCCAGTGCAATAATTAA